AGTAGAAAATGCTCCCTCCCTACCAACGTGGCTTTGAAGGAGCATGTGTGGGCAGTCAGTCACCAAGGCCCAAGAAGGTATGGCCCCTGTCACAGCAGCCAAGCCCAGGTGAGAATAGCCAAGAGGCACCTCCGCCAGCCACTGTGATCTGGGGGAACCTGGctgaaacaggaaaaggggaggagaggagaaagcccAGACCTTAAAAGCAGCTAGGAAGAGCAATGTCTGTCGGATGTAGACAAGCttgaacgtgtccagaggagggcaacgaagacggtgaggggtctggagaccaagtcctgtgaggaaaggttgaaggagctcagaatgtttagcctggagaagagatgactgagaggGGATAGGAGAACCgtcttcaagtacctgaagggctgtcctacagaggatggcacagagttgtttttcactgccccagaaggccggatcagaaccaacggcttgaaattaaatcaaaagagttttctgctaaacgttaggaagaacttcctgacagttcgagtggtccctcagtggaacaggcgtcctcgggaggtggtgggaagtattttgtgaatttcctgtattgtgcagtgggttggactagatgaccctagaagtccttTCCAAGACTATGATTTGGACAGTCAGCCAGAGAAAGCCTAACGACCAGATAGGCCTTCCATGACTGCTTAGGGAGGGGGGTTAGAGGTGTCGTAGGTCTACCAGCCTTTGGGAGGCCAAACCTCTTCTTCTGAGGCCAGAcacgggtggggtggggtggggtgggagggctcAGCTGTGCTCCAACCCTGCTGAGGGCGCTGATGCTTATATAAGCTGAAGCTGCCTGTGTTAGCAATGCTTGCTTGGACGGGCTGTTTCAAAGTGGCAGGGGAAACATCACTGCCCATTTCTTATTCTGGGGGCTGAGTCTCAAGCACTGGTGGTTCTGGCTGGGATCCCTTCCTACTGGCTGTTGACTGGTAGTTTTCGTGTTGAATCTCCCAGGCATCTGAGGGAGTTTACCTTTGTAAATTTGAAAGCGAGGGTTGGACTTAGGGAGCAGAAAGCCCTTGCTTTTGTCCTCCTGAGCAGACAGAGCTTGCCAAAGCATCCTCCTCCATTGGTGGCAGAGAAGATCAACAGAGAGCAACCGTCCCTTGGGCAAGAGCTGCAGTCCTTCAGTTGCTGCCTGGGGAGGCTGTGGAGCTGCACAGGCCTAGCGGAGGGGCCCTGCTGTTTTGCCTtgcaggggagagggagggaaacagAAAGAAGACTCGTTGATTCTGACTTGGGTTAGGGCTTCATGTTTTCCTTTGCTGGCCTGCATCTCTTGCTTTTGGAAGGTTTTGATTCGGCTGGGGAAGTCTCCAGATCTCAGCTCCATGGGGACCTCAACCCTTTGCAAAGGCGAGCAAGCAGCAGCGTCTGTGAATGTGCTTGTGTGAGCCTGTGAGGTCACTCGATTCCCTTTTGTCTCGTAGAGTGACAGGTCTGATCGGCCGGGAGAGCGAACGAAGCGAGACTCCACAGAGGGGCCTGCCCCCCTCATCTGCTCTCTTGGGTCTACGGAGCCCAGATTGAAATGTTTGCAGGTACCTCGGCTTCTCCTCCTCACACAAAGCTATCCAACTGTCCTGTTGTTTGGCTTGCAGTCTGGGCCCAAGCCATGCCACGTCACAATCACTCCAACCCCACCGCTTTTATCCTCGTGGGGATCCCGGGGCTGGAGGCTGCTCACTTCTGGATTGCCTTCCCCTTCTGCTCCATGTACATCGTCGCCTTGCTGGGCAACTTCACCGTCCTCTCCGTAGTCAAGCGGGAGCCCAGCCTGCACCTGCCCATGTACTATTTCCTCTGCATGCTGGCCATGATTGACTTGGTGCTCTGCACATCCACCGTGCCCAAGATCCTGGGCATCTTCTGGTTCCACTCGCACGCCATTGGCTTCAAAGCGTGCGTCATCCAGATGTTCTTCATCCACGGCTTCTCCGCTGTGGAGTCAGGGGTCCTGCTCGCCATGGCCTTCGACCGCTACGTGGCTATCTGCACTCCGCTACACTACACTACCATCCTCACCAGCTCTGTCATTGCCAAGATCTGGTGGGTGGCCTTCTTGAGGGGCATTGGCTTCATGACCCCTTTGACCTGCCTGGTGAGCAGCCTGTCCTACTGTGGCTCCAACGTCATCGCCCACTCCTACTGCGAGCACATGGCAGTGGTCAAGTTGGCCTGCGGAGACACCACACCCAACAACATCTACGGGATCACTGCGGCCACCTTTGTGGTGGGCTCGGATTCGATCTTCATTGCCGTTTCCTATGCGCTCATTCTTCGGGCGGTCATGGGGCTTTCCTCTAAGGAGGCTCGTCTGAAATCCTTCGGTACTTGCGGCTCCCACATCTGTGTCATCCTCGTCTTCTACACTCCCGGACTTTTCTCCTTTTACACCCAGCGCTGGGGGCACAACATCCCCACCCATGTCCACATCCTGCTGGCCGACCTATATCTCCTGGTGCCCCCCATGCTCAACCCCATCATCTACGGCATGAAAACCAAGCAAATCCGGGAGCAAGCCCTGAAACCATTCTTCCATAAGACCCTCCAAGATGG
The DNA window shown above is from Eublepharis macularius isolate TG4126 chromosome 3, MPM_Emac_v1.0, whole genome shotgun sequence and carries:
- the LOC129326390 gene encoding olfactory receptor 52P1-like, giving the protein MPRHNHSNPTAFILVGIPGLEAAHFWIAFPFCSMYIVALLGNFTVLSVVKREPSLHLPMYYFLCMLAMIDLVLCTSTVPKILGIFWFHSHAIGFKACVIQMFFIHGFSAVESGVLLAMAFDRYVAICTPLHYTTILTSSVIAKIWWVAFLRGIGFMTPLTCLVSSLSYCGSNVIAHSYCEHMAVVKLACGDTTPNNIYGITAATFVVGSDSIFIAVSYALILRAVMGLSSKEARLKSFGTCGSHICVILVFYTPGLFSFYTQRWGHNIPTHVHILLADLYLLVPPMLNPIIYGMKTKQIREQALKPFFHKTLQDGS